One window of Paenibacillus sp. FSL K6-3182 genomic DNA carries:
- a CDS encoding GNAT family N-acetyltransferase — MITLKALDISNWEQCAQLKPKPEQEKYIAPNIYSIAEVQFLKGFVTRAIYNDEVMIGFTMFGLDPDDGNYWIYRFMIDGAFQGQGHASKAMLLVIDEIKNASDRTDVIVLGYKPENERARKLYSKAGFKEEGYAPWGEVLAKYSFKQAVHK, encoded by the coding sequence ATGATTACATTAAAGGCATTAGACATTAGTAATTGGGAACAATGTGCACAGCTTAAACCAAAACCAGAGCAAGAAAAATATATCGCACCTAATATTTATTCGATCGCTGAAGTGCAATTTTTAAAAGGATTTGTAACGAGGGCGATTTACAATGATGAAGTTATGATTGGTTTTACAATGTTTGGGCTTGACCCAGACGATGGGAACTACTGGATTTATCGGTTTATGATTGATGGAGCATTTCAAGGACAAGGTCATGCTTCTAAAGCAATGCTGCTGGTTATTGATGAAATAAAAAATGCAAGTGACCGAACGGATGTTATTGTTCTTGGATATAAACCGGAAAATGAGCGAGCGAGGAAGCTTTACTCAAAAGCAGGTTTTAAAGAAGAAGGTTATGCTCCTTGGGGAGAAGTACTTGCGAAGTATAGTTTCAAGCAAGCTGTTCACAAGTAA
- a CDS encoding epimerase has translation MSMPTSDTLARKKVRAIITGSTGMVGEGVLHECLNHSEVEQVLVINRKPCGVTHPKLTEIMLPDLFDLSSIESRLIGYNACFFCLGVSSVGMKEVEYSRITYDLTLYIANLLSKLNTDMTFCYVTAGGTDNTEQGKSMWARVKGKTENDLLKLPFKGAYMFRPGYIHPTKGLKNVHRFYGLLTWLYPVLRPIFPKHVITLRELGIAMIHIVNDGYETSILESKDMAKAARLK, from the coding sequence ATGTCCATGCCGACTAGCGATACATTGGCAAGAAAGAAAGTTAGAGCAATAATTACTGGTTCTACTGGAATGGTGGGAGAGGGGGTGCTCCATGAATGCCTTAATCACTCTGAAGTGGAGCAGGTATTAGTCATAAATCGCAAGCCATGTGGCGTAACCCATCCAAAACTAACAGAAATTATGTTACCGGACCTCTTTGATTTATCTAGTATTGAATCTAGGTTAATCGGCTACAATGCCTGTTTCTTTTGTCTAGGCGTATCGTCTGTAGGTATGAAAGAGGTTGAATACAGCAGAATTACATATGATTTAACCTTATATATAGCTAATCTGCTCTCCAAATTAAACACGGATATGACCTTTTGTTATGTAACCGCGGGAGGAACAGACAACACGGAACAGGGCAAAAGCATGTGGGCACGGGTGAAAGGGAAAACGGAAAATGATCTGCTGAAGCTGCCCTTCAAGGGAGCTTATATGTTTCGACCAGGCTACATACACCCGACAAAGGGATTAAAAAACGTACATCGCTTTTATGGGTTGTTAACTTGGCTGTACCCTGTATTGCGGCCTATTTTTCCGAAGCATGTCATTACGTTAAGAGAACTGGGCATAGCGATGATTCATATCGTAAACGATGGTTATGAGACTTCCATATTAGAGAGTAAAGATATGGCGAAGGCGGCTAGATTAAAATAA
- a CDS encoding MFS transporter, whose protein sequence is MRYMYLILVIFLVSLNLRPSITSVGPLFDIIQSNLGMSGVTVSLMTTLPVLCMGIFAVLAIKLNSHLGIEKSLLAAMLLILTATSLRVFANSSLFLITTSLFTGIGIGIAGPLISGFIKKHFPNKPGITGVYSVAMVIGAAIASSFSVPLFHKLNESWQNSLSFWSILALPASLLLLPLLKKKGTNSTVIPISSLFVKNKRVQLFTLFFGCMSAIFYSITAWLAPIAQSLGLSHSQSGLVLTLFTVIQIPISFFIPMLVSKTGHRKTWLLVCGLAELIGIVLLLLHFSPWFAAVFLGIGAGGLFPLAILIPIQEAKSAEEATSLSAVMQFGGYLLGSIGPLFIGFTSDLFDNFAPALAVLMIIIFILLTASLKIGDKKETV, encoded by the coding sequence ATGCGTTATATGTATCTTATTTTAGTTATATTTCTTGTATCCTTGAATTTAAGACCATCGATTACTTCGGTCGGTCCATTATTTGATATTATTCAATCCAATTTAGGAATGAGCGGGGTCACCGTAAGTTTGATGACGACACTGCCAGTTCTTTGTATGGGGATATTTGCTGTTTTGGCGATAAAGCTGAATTCCCATTTAGGAATAGAAAAGTCATTGCTTGCGGCTATGCTCTTGATCCTGACAGCCACTTCCCTTCGTGTATTCGCAAATAGCAGTCTTTTCTTAATTACTACATCGCTATTCACGGGTATTGGAATTGGAATTGCAGGACCATTAATCTCAGGCTTTATAAAAAAACACTTTCCAAATAAGCCGGGCATAACAGGAGTATATTCTGTAGCTATGGTCATTGGAGCTGCGATTGCGTCCAGCTTCTCTGTGCCGTTATTCCATAAACTAAATGAATCGTGGCAGAACTCTTTAAGCTTCTGGAGCATTCTAGCACTGCCCGCTTCTCTATTGCTTCTCCCGCTTTTAAAGAAAAAAGGAACAAATAGTACCGTTATTCCGATCTCATCCTTGTTCGTCAAAAATAAACGTGTACAGTTGTTTACCTTGTTTTTTGGTTGTATGTCCGCTATTTTTTATTCGATAACTGCTTGGCTCGCTCCCATTGCTCAATCGTTAGGTTTAAGCCATTCGCAATCCGGTCTTGTCCTTACATTATTTACTGTTATTCAAATTCCTATTAGCTTCTTCATTCCAATGCTTGTAAGTAAAACTGGCCACAGAAAAACTTGGCTGCTCGTATGCGGTCTTGCAGAACTGATCGGAATTGTTTTATTGCTTTTGCATTTTTCTCCATGGTTTGCTGCTGTTTTTCTAGGTATTGGTGCTGGCGGTCTGTTTCCACTAGCAATCCTTATTCCAATTCAAGAGGCTAAAAGTGCGGAAGAAGCGACATCATTATCAGCTGTCATGCAATTTGGCGGTTACTTATTAGGATCCATTGGCCCTCTATTTATCGGTTTCACATCCGATCTATTTGATAACTTTGCTCCGGCGCTAGCCGTGCTAATGATCATCATCTTCATTTTGCTCACTGCTAGTTTGAAAATAGGCGACAAAAAAGAAACAGTTTAA